From the Glycine max cultivar Williams 82 chromosome 11, Glycine_max_v4.0, whole genome shotgun sequence genome, the window TTATGGTCAGAAAACCTAAATTACAAACTTAACAAATAGTAGCtgtacaaagaagaagatagaattttcaaaatagatgttaaaacaataaaaataaaaaataaaaaacttgtaCAAAGTTCAGCAGAATTGCCATGTAAACGTAGGAAATCTACAGGGCAGTAAATTTAACTTGCATATTAGTTTTTCGCATTAATAAAGAAAGCAGCAACACCAGAACAGATGGCTAACCTGCTGTTGACTGAGAGAAAAATGCACAAATGTAGCTACTCTTCTCCAGCATCTGCTCACATGTGTTAATTCCAAAAACTCCCTTCAAAATATGTTCAGTGACCTTACCAATGCCCCCAATCTGTTAGTATCATTCATCATTATTAATCACAAAAGCGCCTCTTTTAAGGACAAATGCATATAAAACAGTCATGCAGCCCACATCTAGGAGAAAACCAATAATTTGGAATCAGGAAACCCCAATAATTGATGAAATCAGTATACAATAAACTCAAGCACACCTTTCTGATAGGAAGGGAGGATACAAAGGTCATAACAGCCATACGGTCATTTGGCAAAACATACTGTCCATTTGGCTTGTTTATGTCTGAACAAACCTATATGAGAGTAAAATGTCAATATTATAAAGCCATAGCATGAAATTTCCCAGGAAGATGAAACAATCATTTCATCTCTACTAAAGGGGTTAGTATCTTAAATGTAAAATGATAAGGTGCTTTAAAGCTTCTCCTTCAACAAACGGGCTGATAACATAGCTATGGGGAAAATGTTTGGGAGATAGAACCCAGAACCTTAGCAAGTAAGCGATTTGGTGCCACTCCAGCACTGCATGTGAGACCAGTCTCTTCATAAACCCCAGCTCTGAGTTCTTGGGCAATCTACGTATTCCAAATTTACAAAATCAAGAAATCTAATACATTAAAGGTCTTTCGTTGTAAAATTAATCCAAAGCACGCGCCAACTTACTTCTTCACTTTTGACATTCCTTTCTCTGCAAACTTCAGTTATATCAAGGTATGCTTCATCCAGGCTACCAGCAATGAAATTGGGATCATACCTCCCAAAAACTAACAATAATAAGTTTATATTAAGCTAACATCAGTAATTAAAGGAAAAGTTGCAATACAAAATCAATCACAAACAGCAAGAATACCTTTTCTGGTCAAATCACTGTAGTAAGTATACTTTTTGAAATCTGTTGGGACAAAGATTAATTCTGGACATAGCTTACGTGCAATGAAGCCAGGCATGGCAGCTCGAACCCCAAATTTCCGGGCCTATGTAAAGACCAAATGAGGATCAGGAATTCCATGATTCAGTACATTAAGACCAGATAATACAGAAACAATGTCAAGGTCATAGTGAACCTCATAGTTGGCAGTGGATAACATGGACATGCTCCCAACAGCCATTGGCTTGCCCTTTAATGTAGGGTTACTTAAAGTCTCAACTGCAGCATAGAAAGCATCCATATCTACATGTAACCAAATCCTTGAAAGGTCACGCGAAGCTTCCAGCTCAACAATTCTTCTATCAGCAACCTGTCATGAGGAAAAGTTTTTTACATTCTCTACTTTAGTGTAGTATGAAAATGGGAATTTGGCGGTAAAAAGAGAAACCTTTTGATAATGGGCCAAGTCTTCTTGTGTGAGGTTTGCACACTGAATTCGCAGGTTATCAATTTTCTGCTTAATAAAAGCTTCCTTGCGTTCCtcgttttgaaaatatttggatcCTTTGCTCATTTCATAAACTACCCTTTGAACTTTCTCCTTGTCAACCAATTCCATTCCTAAAGAACAGAATAgaaatttttattcattcaattCACAGAAACCGAAGCGAAAAAgataattaagaaagagaaagaccTGCTTTGGCGGTTGTGTAAACAGTGTGGTAAGATTGCCATGGACGATCGTCTTCGGTTCCCTTTCCCTTCATCATCGCATTCGCACTCCCGTCTAAAACCCGCGCCCCCTTTACAATCATTATTTTCAGCGTAAttctttaattgattgaaaaattaaactcatatctaatttttttttttttataataattctcaTCCTATTCAACCTATTTCATAAAATCTCGATGACATTTTTATATTCACGTCACGgagaattgaaatttgaaatactaagttaaaatatttgtatatattaaattttattaattcgattgttgaatatttttatatagatcAAACATTTGTAATTCTGCAATCTTATAGTAaacatttacttatattttataaatatttatttgttaaattaaatttatttaatggcgtattaaataatttttcaatttataaaataaaaattgtcagTTTGATTTACTCaactagaattttaaatttaaaggttggattcataatatttaatatgtacAATGAATTCTTACAAAGaaatattttaccaaaaattACTCTTAGAATAACTTGTATATTTATGTACATTACCATATCACGTTTTTTCTAAACTCAGTTTCTCCCAAACGATAAAAGGCaccaatataaaatatttaatttaattctataattttaaaattttgaagggAACCAGGCTCACCCTTGCCTCCCTTGGGCATGTACCTACCTATAATGAGCCtatttgtttaagtttttttaaaaaaaaaacgtttttaataaaataagtaattttatgttttttttatttgtctaattttttaaagagataACTACTATTGActtcctaaaaatattttttaaaagataatttttttcataatcacTTTTTAAGGTTTAAACAACCTGACCCAAaatgttgtttaaatttatgctaaattataattgaaaatggatAGTAAAACTTTGCATATCTTTTTTCAAAATCTTGTGTTCTataaatattctaataatattttattaattttctattatataattttaaatattcccCAAAAACCAGGTTAAACTCAACATACGATTCGTTAGttaataaattacaattttaaaaagatcattgccacaaaaaaaaaaatcttaaaaatattacagaTTTACGTAAATAGAATGAATATACAATGAGAGAAACCACAAGTTAACCAAATAATGACAAAAGAACTCTTAGGCTAGGCAAGAAGTGCGGATGCAAACCATTAAACTTAAGCAGCGATGAGGGTTATAATTTATAAAGCAGCTCAACgtacatgtaatcaatatataAGGAAAATTCTGGCTGTTTAGGAACaaactgatttttgaagattatcaattttctgtaataagATTATTAGCaaaattaagtttcttatgtataaaCAAGCGCGCACATGTGCATTTGTTTTAACATCTTGATATAGGTCTTCTTGTAttaaagagattttttattttcttgcggGATATGcctcatttattattatatcatttttgggtttaatataatttacatttttcctaaaatatatgatttcattttctccCTCAAGAAAACAAATTGTCAAATTCCATTGAGCTCTCCTTTCCAATTTTACATCATTAACCCGCCTCAGCAGAAACAGTATCCCTCTTCTCATCACTGCATTCCTGATGCCCTGTGTCACTGCCCACATTGTATCCAATATAACTAATATCTGCCTCAAGCGACCAACTGGTGGGTAAGGAGCTGCCAAGAGCACTCCTTAAAAGTTCTGCCCCATGAATAACGTCATTAAGGATTTCAGAAACACCAGAAATTGTAACCTCCAAAATCACAGACTCCTTGACCTAAAAACCATATCAAGCAGGCAACCCATGTTAACACATTTTAGCTTATAAGCTATTCTTACATGAGAATGAAAATATAGTAAATTTCAACCTTACATGttacaattatatataaatggtcaaattaatagttaattaaaatttcttgaTAACAAGCTATGTgattcataataaaatttaattattaatatttatttttctcatttttgcataaaaatttaaaatgacattCTCATTTGATATTAGTTATACAATTAATCTACGAGGCAAGAATATTCAATATTAGTTATACAATTAAGTATAAATGATTGGGTTgggatgttttatttaaatttgatcttaATCATTTATTAGAAGGAGATATTTATTAGTTATACAATTAAATACTAgttactgattttttttaataatgagaTTGACTTTATCATTGAGTATACATTGAGTGtggaataagataaaaattgcGATCCCACAGTATCTATACTTTTCAGTTCCTTAGAAGATATCGGAGAATCATTATTGTTTTTTGGAAATTCGATTACTGcaaattatgattattgaaaatgtctaaaatatatttaattagttttaatatatttcatgaCAAATAAAGATTTTTACATTTGGTTATATTGTAACCTTTTtcggtgtatatatatatatatatagaatttttTATGGATATAATCTTCATTCAAAAAACACATCctaatgattaaattatttccttaacaactttgatattttattattattaatgatgGATTAATACTGTCAGAATTGATATgacaatagaaaaataaatataaataatttatatatctatATCATATAATGCTTAATAACGacaatatcaaatataaaaaaactttagaaaataaaaaatacctaaaaatatagaaatataaaaattaaaatatgccaTATTCACTACTTCAATGAATTGGTTGTAATTAGTGATAAAGAGCCAACATAATATTCTACAAATACACCATAAAATTTTTATCTTGAAGATATGAATCCTAACAATTTtgcattatttattatatataatatagaatGAGGGATATACATCATGAGGGGTcaattgcattatttttttttagactaaaagtttgtaaaatacattttgtattaattattttctcctcTTCAAAATTGAAGGTGTGagatgaaataatttataacattatACTTTTGTCTTTAATCCTAAGctttattgagattttattcaGGTCCATTCCTCAATTGATAGTTTGATACCCGATCAAGTTATAACCAACAGGAAAGAATAACGATATGTTTGATGAGTATCATACATGGcacttggataaaaaaaaaagaaaacaaaacaatgtttttttattaacaaaacatGTTTCTCTTCATATACCAGGCAACTTGTGAGAATTGTGTATTGTTACGACTCCCTAGCCAAGCGAATCCTCTCATTGTTCATGATGTGATTTGATAACCAAGTCCAAGTGTAATGGAGGAGCAGCATCAAATTAAGAAACAGGAAAAGCAAAggaaagagagagggagagagaagtgGAAACAAATTTCATTGAGTCCAATGCTAAAACAAACAGTTTTGAATTTGTCATCTCATCTCAGAAGCACGCATCCAAAAGACAGCAGCAGCAGAGGGCAGCCAAACTGCACCAATTCAAACATATGAATAAGAACGCACGCaagtaataaaatatgatttttttttctatttcaatataaacatttttatcAACTAGCGTCACAATTATTACTCATACAATACGGCattttaaacaaacaaataatgaaTCTAGTTGGATCGGATCTGACTCGGCGATCCaaattagagagagagagacgcaCCAGCCTTCCAAACAACCAGGGCCGGTTGAATTTTGTTGACGGGGCGGAGGCTGAGCGTATTGAGGAGCGTAGGGCGGAGGATACCCCTGCGCCGGGTAGGGCGGCGGAGGATAGCCTTGTTGCGGCAGATATCCCGGCGGTGGGTATCCCGGCGGCGGGTATCCTGGCGGTGGATAGCCTTCCTTTCCGTACCCCTCCGGCTTATAACCTATcgaagaaaagaaattaaaaattgagaCTCAGattcaattaatatataaagcAAGATGCACGGAGAGCGAAAAGGAACCTTGCGGCGGTGGAACTCCGACTGGCGGCGGTTGTTGCTGCTGGTTGTAATAACTCATTGCGAAATGGAGTTTTGGAAATaggaatatttatttgtttgtttgcttTGAAGAGAATAAGATGGATGGTATTGGGGCACCTCATGCATCCTTACACCTCCAATCAAAATACTACCTTCCAAACTCacttcataactaattttattattttttaattggattCTCTTTTTAGTTCTTACCCCCCAcaaaatataatagaaatattaaacttttaattaacaatGTAGAGATTTctttgtaaaataaagtttcttcAAATTGGTATGAAATGAGAAGAGAAAtaatctttttgtttattttttaaaaattaacatgattttttaagataatcaaTAATTATAGATTATTTACCTTTAAAgtcatttgaaattaaataatattttctattcGAATCTTATTGATGAAAATAGATATAATTGATAAGAGCGATCCACTAAAAGCTACCCGTCAGATTTTCTAATCAAGATTCATTATCGATGAAATTGAAGAATATTCTATACTGTTAATTGcaaaaagtttattaatttttccaaaatatttaCTTGCACTTTGTATTAATTTTCTTGTACATTGTCATTCAAGTTTATGCAAATCTTCAAGGCTTCAgttcttttaacaaattaacTACTCTATTTTACTTTGCATATCTATTGTTTTCAATAGTTCAATActtcatttttgtttcatgtCAAAAAATAGATGCATTTAGTATTTTGAAAATACTActatgtaattaaatatttgttttttcagtcaaaatcattattaaaattttaattaaaagagcAGTACATTGcttcttattatattttcattacaCCAAACATAGGTTCGTTATAGTGCTATACTTTTATATATGAACAATAATTAGACCATCGTTAGAACATGGTATTGCAGCATGAAAAGAAATGGAAGCAATTCGGCTAGCTGATGCAATCGAAGCACAATAATCATTCAATGGATTCATATTTCATACGCCGAATAGTGTTTTATAGATTGTCACCATGACACTGTTAGCTTAGCCATGTGCATGAATTACACATTTCGATGTGATTCTTGACATTATTGGAtgcaaatatgaaaataactcttttgtttttatgatataCCTCTTTCCTCTCTACTTAGAATCAAATACAAATGCTCAAATAAAACAATGTCGAAAGGTCATGCCAACATTAGTGATTAGTCGGGGTGTCAAAATTGAGTAAGTTGACGGGTCAGcccaaataatttattatatgaatttcatggtaaatatattattttcgaGATGTCCATTTGAGGAGATGATATAAGGTGCAGTGATCTTGATAAAAGGAAGGATTAAAATGTAAGTGATTGtcattgttttaaaatgtatgtacttctaaaaattgtaaaattatagggatcaaatgagtaatttaaaaaaaaaaaacttgtcctTTCAAACTGTTACTCCTACcttaagaaggaaaaaaaggaagttTTGTACATTTGAGCAATGGATACCAAAGCAAAcaagtaattaaattattttatgagagataattaaattcattttttgtatAATACTAAGAGAATATGTGAACAGCTAATGGATGTTGACTCATTGGAAGGTCAAAATAGCGATGGGCTTGAAGCTGTTAAGAAGCCCCATATGCCACCGTCAAAATGATGGCCCATGTGAGCTGGATTTGATCTGGGTGCCTGCCCGCCTTTAGACATATATTATGCTCCCCATagatagaaaagagaaaattccaattattattattattattattatgcccTCAATTCAATTGGGAAACTTCCACAAGGACAAGTTTGATGTTAACCACCCCTTAAGATACATTTTTTTGCGGTCTGATCCAAGAAAACTGCACATGGCTTTTAAAACTCTTACCCTGTTGATTTAACTACAGTGCTAAGCTTTGCTGCAGTCCTTCAAAGCTcccctacatttttttttttacatatgaaaattaaaatgaagagtaatgtatttcttcttcttcttattattattataaattaaaatgataaatggtGAAACTAAcgcattatataaaattaagtcAATAGCATGATAACTCTTTCACTTTCTGTTCTTCTCCTACAAATTTTGGATGTATTTATTTCACTTTCAGGACGAGACGTAGACTTCTGTCTTTTCCctcttctttatttctttttttctttataaaatggTTTAAAGAAAATGTTCTTCGCTAAGTACGCCTTAGGAGTTAGGACTACTCTAATTTGACCATCTACACGTGCACAACACCTTTTAAGATTAGAATCATGTTCATGGCTCATATTGCATCAAATGATATTCCTTTATTGCCAAGTCACttctcaataaatattttaaaggtaaaatcatattttttcttaaacaatctAACTTGAAGTTGCTAATGTAATAAATTTCGATAGTTCATAAATAAGAGACTAACTTATATAGTTTCATTACTGCTcaagtaaatattaaaatacgtACTAATCAGAATagtaattacatatttttaatattatgttaaaatatgttttttctctcttaaaaattagtgaataagttttttttaaaatctatttttcgtctttttgcaaaattaaaatctacaatttttttgGTTTGAGATTAGACTTATTGATATCCATACGTATGTGTCATTCTCATGTTCATGTGTTATTTTCCTTGTTAGTTGATTACTATCCTTAAAATTTATGGAGATTAAAAAAGCCcacaaattacaaataaaactgACACAAATTTTCAAACCCCACCTTCTCTAACCTTGGAAACACGAGTACgtaaacaacaaaaaactaGACTGTGACAACGAATACAACTCCACCATGATGCACCTCCTACCTCACCTTCAAATCCTCCCCGCTGCCATCTCATTCCTCCTCAACTCCATCCTCACCGGACCCTCACCTATGAAACTCTTAACTTAAATCCatccacaatattttttttttatattatcattcaatcacatattaatatgtattataagtttatttatttttataaaaattactttaaaaatctcacttaatataatatttttatttacaaaatcacaatatataaaaatcaaagtatTCGAAATTTTAATGAGATATTGAACTACTCTAATCaccataacattaaaaaaaacttttaaataaatttaatcagttttatttttatttttaaaaaacaaaatgtccTGGATTTATCCTTAATGACCGTATAGTATgttgcaaaaaagaattttataaatgacaattttaaattaaactttacAAGAGGGCTTTAGATAAAAGTGCGTGTGCACGTGGAGACATGTGTTTTGAATATGTGGAAGCCCGCATATGAATATTATGCAAACGTGCCCACATGCTTCTGTGAATCCTAGTAGAGTGAATGAGATTGCATGTGGATTCATAAAATCCCCAGTCAACCACACTTTGCCCCAAAAATTTTTTACAGTCTCCATTGTCGTAGTTCTGCCAaagccatttttttttctctctttgcatGCATAGCAATAGAATCTCTTCACACacagagagaaaaaaagggtggtggtggtggtggttatgtttttattttgagaatGAGACTGACATAAAAAAACAACCAGCACATTTTGCTCTGCAGCAatctaaataaatattactagTACTATACAAACTATAAAAGAGGGTTATGTTTCCGTTGAGTCATT encodes:
- the LOC106795152 gene encoding uncharacterized protein LOC106795152; amino-acid sequence: MSYYNQQQQPPPVGVPPPQGYKPEGYGKEGYPPPGYPPPGYPPPGYLPQQGYPPPPYPAQGYPPPYAPQYAQPPPRQQNSTGPGCLEGCLAALCCCCLLDACF